A region of the Streptomyces durocortorensis genome:
ACGTACGGAGGTGGCGCGCGCCGTCTTCGGTGCCGACCCGTACGACGCGGGCACCGTCGACGTACGCGGCGAGCGCCTCGCCCGGCATGACGTTCCCGCCGCGATGGGCGCCGGGATAGGCCTCGTACCGGAGGACCGCAAGGGCCAGGGCCTGGTCCTCGACGCCTCAGTGCAGGAGAACCTGGGTTTGGTCACCCTGCGTTCCGCGAGCCGCTCCGGGCTGGTGGACCTCAAGGGCCAGCGCACCGCCGCCGCCCGCATCGCCCAGCAGCTCGGTGTCCGCATGTCCGGGCTCGGGCAGCACGTACGCACCCTGTCCGGCGGCAACCAGCAGAAGGTCGTGATCGGCAAGTGGCTGCTGGCCGACACCCGGGTGCTCATCCTCGACGAGCCGACCCGGGGCATCGACGTCGGTGCCAAGGTCGAGATCTACCAGCTCATCAACGAGCTCACCGCCTCCGGGCACGCCGTCCTGATGATCTCCAGCGACCTGCCCGAGGTCCTCGGCATGAGCGACCGGGTCCTCGTCATGGCCCAGGGACGGATCGCCGGTGAGCTCCCGGTGGCGGAGGCGACCCAGGACGCCGTGATGGCCCTCGCGGTCGGTCCCGGCCCCGCCGACGCTCCGACCCCTGCCGACAGCCCCGCCCCCACCGAACACCCCGCAACGAAGCAGGAGAAGGAGGGCCCCCGTGGCCACTGATACCGTCAAGAGTGACACGGGCGCGGGCGGAGTCTCCGTGATACGCCGCGTCCTGCTCGACAACGGCGCGCTGAGCGCCCTGGTCGTCCTGGTGGTGGCGATGTCGCTGCTCTCCGGCGACTTCCTGACCACCCAGAACCTGCTGAACGTCGGCGTCCAGGCGGCCGTCACCGCCATCCTCGCGTTCGGCGTCACCTTCGTCATCGTCTCGGCGGGCATCGACCTGTCCGTCGGCTCGGTGGCCGCCCTCTCCGCGACGGTCCTCGCCTGGTCGGCCACTTCCGCCGGAGTGCCGGTGGTCCTCGCGGTCGTGCTCGCGATCGTCACCGGCATCGCCTGCGGCTTCGTGAACGGCGCCCTCGTCTCGTACGGCAAACTCCCGCCGTTCATCGCGACGTTGGCGATGCTCTCGATCGCCCGCGGTCTGTCTCTCGTCATCTCGCAGGGCAGCCCGATCGCCTTCCCCGAGTCGGTCTCGCGGCTCGGCGACACGCTCGGCGGCTGGCTCCCGGTACCGGTCCTCGTGATGATCGCGATGGGCCTGATCACCGCCCTGATCCTCGGTCGCACCTTCATCGGCCGCTCGATGTACGCCATCGGCGGCAACGAGGAAGCGGCCCGGCTCTCCGGGCTCCGCGTCAAGCGCCAGAAGATCGTCATCTACGCCCTGTCCGGCCTGTTCGCCGCCGTCGCGGGCATCGTCCTGGCCTCCCGCCTCGTCTCCGCCCAGCCGCAGGCCGCCCAGGGATACGAACTCGACGCCATCGCCGCGGTCGTCATCGGCGGCGCCAGCCTGGCCGGTGGCGTCGGCAAGGCGTCCGGCACCCTGATCGGCGCGCTCATCCTCGCCGTGCTCCGCAACGGCCTCAACCTCCTCTCCGTATCGGCGTTCTGGCAGCAGGTCGTCATCGGCGTCGTCATCGCACTGGCCGTCCTTCTCGACACGCTGCGGCGCAAGTCCGGTTCGGGAGCGGCCACCTCGGCCGGGACGGCCCCGGGCGCACCCGGCTCCGGCCGGAGGAACGCCCTCAAGCTCACGGGCGCGGCCCTCTGCGCGGCGATCGTCATCGGAGCGGTCTCCCTCTTCAACTCCGGTTCGTCCGGAGGTGCGACGAGGGTCGGCATGTCCCTCTCCACCCTCAACAACCCCTTCTTCGTGCAGATGCGGGAGGGCGCGGAGGCGGAGGCGAAGAAGGCGGGCATCGACCTCACCGTCACCGACGCCCAGAACGACGCTTCCCAGCAGGCCAACCAGCTCCAGAACTTCACGAGTGCGGGTGTCTCCTCGATCATCGTCAACCCGGTGGACTCCGACGCCGTCGGGCCGGGCGTACGCAGCGCGAACAAGGCCGGCATCCCGGTGATCGCCGCCGACCGGGGCGTCAACAAGGCGGACGCCGCAACCCTCGTCGCCTCGGACAACGTGGCGGGCGGCAAGCTCGCCGCCGACGCGCTGGCCGACAAGCTCGGCGGCAAGGGCAGCATCGTCATCCTCCAGGGCACGGCGGGCACCTCCGCCAGCCGTGAGCGCGGGGCCGGGTTCGCCGAGGGCCTCAAGGCGTACCCGGGCATCAAGGTGGTCGCCAAGCAGCCCGCGGACTTCGACCGCACCAAGGGCCTGGACGTCATGACGAACCTCATCCAGTCGCACCCCGGCGTCACCGGCGTCTTCGCCGAGAACGACGAGATGGCCCTCGGCGCGGCCAAGGCCCTCGGCGGCAAGGCCGGAAAGTCCGTGTCCGTCGTCGGCTTCGACGGAACCCCGGACGGCCTGAAGGCGGTCGAGGCGGGCACGCTCTACGCGTCCGTGGCGCAGCAACCCGCCGAACTGGGCAAGATCGCGGTGCGCAACGCCGTCAAGGCCGCCAAGGACGAGGAGGTCGAGACCATGGTGAAGGTGCCGGTCAAGGTCGTCACCCGGGAGAACGTCGCCGACTTCTCCTGAACCGGTCCGTGAGCCGGTTCGTGAACCGGCCCATTGACACCGGTTGCCCCGGTGGTCCCGGCTAACCCGGAACGACGAAAGCAGGAAGCACGCACATGCACGACAACGCCCCTGACGACCGGTACGACCTGCTGGTCGTCGGGTCGGCCAACGCCGACCTGGTGATCGGCGTCGAGCGCCGCCCCGCGCCCGGCGAGACGGTGCTCGGCTCCGACCTGGCCGTCCACCCCGGCGGCAAGGGCGCCAACCAGGCCGTCGCCGCAGCCCGGTTGGGAGCCCGTACGGCGCTCCTGGCCCGGGTGGGCGACGACGGCCACGGCCGCCTTCTCCTGGAGACGCAGCGCACCGCGGGCGTCGACACGGGCGGCGTCCTGGTCGGCGGGGCCCCGACCGGGGTCGCCCTGATCACCGTCGACCCCTCGGGCGACAACAGCATCGTGGTCTCCCCGGGGGCCAACGGACGCCTGACTCCCGAGGACGTCCGGGCGGCGGCCCCGCTGCTGGCGGCCGCCCGGGTCATCTCCGTACAGCTGGAGATCCCTCTCGACACCGTGGCCGAGACGGTACGCGGCCTGGGACCGGACACCCGGTTCGTCCTCAATCCGTCCCCGCCCGCCCCGTTGCCCGAGGAGGTGTTCGCTGCCTGCGATCCGCTGGTGGTCAACGAGCACGAGGCGCGGTACATCCTGGGCGCGGCAGCGGGGGAGACCCCGCAGGACTGGGTTCCGGCGCTGATTGCGCTGGGCCCGCGCTCGGTGGTGATCACGCTCGGCGCGGAAGGTGCCCTGGTGGCCGACAGCCGTACGGACTCCCTGGACCACCTGGTCAGCCCGAAGGTCGAGGCCGTCGACACGACGGGGGCCGGGGACGCGTTCACGGCGGCCCTGGCCTGGCGGCTGGGCCGCGGCGACGACCTGCGGCAGGCGGCGGCCTTCGCGGTGCGCGTGGGTGCGGCGGCGGTCACGGGCCGGGGTGCGCAGGAGTCGTTCCCGACGCTGGAGGAGGTCGACGCGCTGTGAAGAAGTCGGGCATCCTCAACCGACACCTGGCCGGTGCCATCGCCGAACTCGGCCACAGCGACGGCGTGTTGATCTGCGACGTGGGCATGCCGATCCCGCCGGGACCACGGGTGGTCGACCTGGCCTTCCGGGCCGGGACCCCGTCGTTCGCGGAGGTGCTGGACGGCCTGCTCGACGAGCTGGCCGTGGAGGGTGCGACGGCAGCCCAGGAGATCCGCGACGCCAACCCGGAGGCCGCGACCCTGCTGGACGACCACTTCCCTTGGCTGGAACTGCTCCCGCACGACGAACTGAAGACGCTCACGGCGACGGCCCGCCTGGTCGTGCGTACGGGGGAGGCGCGGCCGTACGCGAATGTGCTGCTGAGGTGCGGGGTCTTCTTCTGAGTCCCCGAGGCGATGGCTGACCCCCTGAGGCGACGACGGTACGAGGTCGGGCCGCCCCCCCTCCCGCTGGGGAGCGGCCCGTCCTCCGCCATGCGTTCCCTTCCCTGCTCGGTGGCGGTCTCGGGGCTGGTCCGTCCGGCGAGCGTCAACTCCTGGATGCGGCCGAAGGGCACGTGGCGGTCGGGCAGTCCGCGCAGGCAGGCCGTGAGGGTGGGGCTGTCGGCGATCACACGGGAGAACTCCCGCCCCGCGCAACCGACGGTCGGGTCCCGTGTGGCCCGACGGTGTGATCGTCCGGTCCGTCGAGTGGGCCACGCCCGCCGGCAACTGCCCCCGGGTGAGGTGCGAGGGCGGCTCCGGCTCCGGTCACGAAAAACTCTCTGGCGGATCACGGTGACCGGAGCTAGGCTTCCCGCGATGACTCACTCCATGAACAGATTGGGGGACCCGTCCGCGCAAGGTGAGTGCTGATGCACCATCACATCGCGAATCGGGATTCCCGACCGACCCATACCTCCTTCTGGCCGCGCGTACGCGAGTTCGCCGTGCCGGCCGCCATGATCGAGACGGCGACCGCCCGCCGACAGGCGGGGGACTGGGCCGGGGCATGCGCTGCCGCCGGCGTCGACGTCGATCTCCAGCTCCGTTCCGTGGCGCGCAGCCACGGAACGGCGTTCGCCGCCCGCATCCGGGCCGACCTGCGCC
Encoded here:
- a CDS encoding ribokinase, whose product is MHDNAPDDRYDLLVVGSANADLVIGVERRPAPGETVLGSDLAVHPGGKGANQAVAAARLGARTALLARVGDDGHGRLLLETQRTAGVDTGGVLVGGAPTGVALITVDPSGDNSIVVSPGANGRLTPEDVRAAAPLLAAARVISVQLEIPLDTVAETVRGLGPDTRFVLNPSPPAPLPEEVFAACDPLVVNEHEARYILGAAAGETPQDWVPALIALGPRSVVITLGAEGALVADSRTDSLDHLVSPKVEAVDTTGAGDAFTAALAWRLGRGDDLRQAAAFAVRVGAAAVTGRGAQESFPTLEEVDAL
- a CDS encoding ABC transporter permease/substrate-binding protein; amino-acid sequence: MATDTVKSDTGAGGVSVIRRVLLDNGALSALVVLVVAMSLLSGDFLTTQNLLNVGVQAAVTAILAFGVTFVIVSAGIDLSVGSVAALSATVLAWSATSAGVPVVLAVVLAIVTGIACGFVNGALVSYGKLPPFIATLAMLSIARGLSLVISQGSPIAFPESVSRLGDTLGGWLPVPVLVMIAMGLITALILGRTFIGRSMYAIGGNEEAARLSGLRVKRQKIVIYALSGLFAAVAGIVLASRLVSAQPQAAQGYELDAIAAVVIGGASLAGGVGKASGTLIGALILAVLRNGLNLLSVSAFWQQVVIGVVIALAVLLDTLRRKSGSGAATSAGTAPGAPGSGRRNALKLTGAALCAAIVIGAVSLFNSGSSGGATRVGMSLSTLNNPFFVQMREGAEAEAKKAGIDLTVTDAQNDASQQANQLQNFTSAGVSSIIVNPVDSDAVGPGVRSANKAGIPVIAADRGVNKADAATLVASDNVAGGKLAADALADKLGGKGSIVILQGTAGTSASRERGAGFAEGLKAYPGIKVVAKQPADFDRTKGLDVMTNLIQSHPGVTGVFAENDEMALGAAKALGGKAGKSVSVVGFDGTPDGLKAVEAGTLYASVAQQPAELGKIAVRNAVKAAKDEEVETMVKVPVKVVTRENVADFS
- the rbsD gene encoding D-ribose pyranase → MKKSGILNRHLAGAIAELGHSDGVLICDVGMPIPPGPRVVDLAFRAGTPSFAEVLDGLLDELAVEGATAAQEIRDANPEAATLLDDHFPWLELLPHDELKTLTATARLVVRTGEARPYANVLLRCGVFF